One Euphorbia lathyris chromosome 1, ddEupLath1.1, whole genome shotgun sequence DNA segment encodes these proteins:
- the LOC136225910 gene encoding probable (S)-N-methylcoclaurine 3'-hydroxylase isozyme 2 yields MKWCTKRKQALLNPYQLGLLLLATSNLIHTFFLQKSMDQTLPDTLVNLKSSPIFYLLPIIFILLFNYIISPFRKRPSLPPGPTPWPLIGNILHLQKKMHISMANLAKSYGPLISLKLGTQVVTVASSPPAAAEILKNQDRLLSARFVRKAVPCGIDVLERISLVWNPTCSDQWKFLRTLSRTELFSAKAIESQASLREKKLMEMIELLKSKQGEVVNIGEIVFAAVFNTLSNLLFSKDLIGLEDEGKATGVKGTVWKLMEMATSPNIAEFYPILEVLDLQGLKRKASSCIKELFGVWEIYIKERRERPPQNTDFLDVFLANGFDDDQINWLAMFLNAGTDTTTTTIEWAMAELVKNKQTMEKLEEELEREIDNKTINESQVSQLPYLNACIKETLRLHPPVPFLLPRRALETCEIMNYTIPKDAQLLVNFWAIATDSSTWEDPLSFKPERFLTTVVDFKGHDFGLIPFGSGRRICSGLPMAARQLPLILGYLIRCFHWSLLNGENLNNLDMSEKFGITLQKEQLLHVIPTRKF; encoded by the exons ATGAAATGGTGCACAAAAAGAAAACAAGCGCTGCTCAATCCTTATCAATTAGGTCTTCTTTTACTTGCAACTTCAAACCTCATACACACTTTTTTCTTACAAAAATCAATGGATCAAACGCTCCCAGATACACTTGTGAATCTCAAATCCTCCCCAATTTTTTATCTTCTTCCTATTATCTTCATTCTTCTCTTCAACTACATAATCTCTCCATTCCGGAAACGGCCGTCTCTTCCTCCAGGTCCGACGCCATGGCCACTCATCGGAAACATTCTTCATTTACAAAAGAAAATGCATATCTCAATGGCTAACTTAGCCAAATCTTATGGCCCTCTAATTTCATTGAAACTCGGAACTCAAGTTGTTACCGTCGCATCCTCACCTCCTGCAGCTGCTGAAATTCTGAAAAATCAAGATCGTTTACTTTCTGCCAGATTCGTACGGAAAGCTGTTCCCTGCGGGATCGATGTTCTTGAACGTATATCTCTTGTTTGGAACCCTACGTGTTCCGATCAATGGAAGTTCCTGAGAACTTTGAGCAGAACAGAACTTTTTTCTGCGAAAGCCATTGAATCTCAAGCTAGCCTGAGAGAAAAGAAATTGATGGAGATGATTGAGTTATTGAAATCCAAACAAGGAGAAGTAGTGAATATTGGAGAGATAGTGTTTGCTGCTGTTTTCAACACTTTGTCCAATCTTTTGTTTTCAAAGGATTTAATTGGTTTGGAAGATGAAGGAAAAGCTACTGGAGTGAAAGGCACAGTATGGAAGCTGATGGAGATGGCGACTAGTCCGAATATTGCTGAATTTTATCCTATTTTAGAGGTCTTGGATCTTCAGGGTCTGAAAAGAAAGGCATCGTCTTGCATCAAAGAACTGTTTGGAGTTTGGGAAATTTACATCAaggaaagaagagaaagaccTCCTCAAAATACTGATTTCTTGGATGTCTTTCTTGCCAACGGCTTCGATGATGATCAAATCAATTGGTTGGCTATG TTTTTAAATGCCGGGACAGATACTACCACAACAACAATAGAATGGGCAATGGCTGAACTTGTTAAGAACAAGCAAACGATGGAAAAACTCGAAGAAGAGCTAGAAAGAGAAATCGACAACAAAACAATCAATGAATCTCAAGTTTCACAACTTCCATATTTGAATGCATGTATAAAGGAAACATTGAGATTACATCCTCCAGTTCCATTTTTGCTCCCGCGCAGAGCTCTAGAGACTTGTGAAATTATGAACTACACCATACCAAAAGATGCTCAATTGCTAGTGAATTTTTGGGCAATAGCAACGGATTCCTCAACTTGGGAAGATCCCTTATCATTTAAGCCTGAACGGTTTCTTACAACTGTTGTAGATTTTAAAGGTCATGATTTTGGACTCATACCATTTGGTTCAGGAAGGAGGATTTGTTCTGGATTGCCTATGGCTGCACGACAACTACCGTTGATTTTGGGGTATTTGATACGTTGTTTTCATTGGTCTCTTCTTAATGGAGAGAATCTAAATAATTTGGATATGTCTGAAAAATTTGGCATAACTTTGCAGAAGGAGCAACTTCTTCATGTTATTCCTACAagaaaattctaa